The sequence GTGGGCAAAGAAGCGCTTTGCGGCACCAACGCCGCCCGATTCCCCTATTTTCCGGTGCTCATTAAGCTGATTGATGCCAAGGACAACCTGTCTATTCAAGTGCACCCGGATAACGACTATGCCCGCCGTGTGGAGAACGAATTCGGCAAGACCGAGATGTGGTATGTGCTGGACGCAGCCCCCGGCGCCCAGCTGATCTATGGCTTTAAGGAGAAGATCAGTAAGGAAGCATTCAAAGCCGCCATTGAGAACAACACGCTGCCGCAGGTGCTCAACCATGTGGATATTCACAAGGGCGATGTATTCTTTATTGAAGCAGGCACGGTGCACGCCATCGGCAAGGGCGCGCTGATCGCCGAAATTCAGCAAAACAGCAATGTGACCTACCGGGTGTACGACTATGACCGGCGGGGCGCAGACGGCAAGCCCCGGGAGCTGCATGTAGCCAAAGCGCTGGATGTAGCCGTGCCGGAACCGCCCAAATACGATACGCAGCCTATGGGGCAAAAAGAAAATATTGGTGGCGGCAGCCGGCAACTGCTGGCGCGTTGCCCTCTGTTCACCGTTTATCATTATGCCGTCAGCGACACGGTACAACTGACTGCCGGTACAGAGAGCTTTCAGCACATCTTAGTCACCGACGGCAACGGCACCATTGACGGCCGTTTGCTGCAAAAAGGCGACAGCTTCCTGGTACCTGCCGGGTACGGCAACTTTGCCGTCAGCGGTCAATTAGAGTTGCTTGTCACCTCTATTTAACCGAAAATCCAGCAACATGCATA comes from Oscillospiraceae bacterium and encodes:
- a CDS encoding class I mannose-6-phosphate isomerase, which gives rise to MEILKLQPIFKDYIWGGQRLREDLGFQSDLPKLAEGWMLACHQAGMNTIDGGSYDGQPLEQVVESVGKEALCGTNAARFPYFPVLIKLIDAKDNLSIQVHPDNDYARRVENEFGKTEMWYVLDAAPGAQLIYGFKEKISKEAFKAAIENNTLPQVLNHVDIHKGDVFFIEAGTVHAIGKGALIAEIQQNSNVTYRVYDYDRRGADGKPRELHVAKALDVAVPEPPKYDTQPMGQKENIGGGSRQLLARCPLFTVYHYAVSDTVQLTAGTESFQHILVTDGNGTIDGRLLQKGDSFLVPAGYGNFAVSGQLELLVTSI